One window of the Bombus affinis isolate iyBomAffi1 chromosome 10, iyBomAffi1.2, whole genome shotgun sequence genome contains the following:
- the LOC126921192 gene encoding protein dopey-1 homolog isoform X3, producing the protein MGSIALEEFELMKDSKYRVYVSAVDKALKSFEYTSEWADLISALGKLNKVLLSHMKFPVIPRRIKISKRLAQCMHPALPSGVHLKALETYDIIFKCMGTNRLSHELFIYSAGLFPLLGHAAMNVRPSLLTVYETHFVPLGERLRPGLSGFLSGVLLGLEDGSDHFDRTNSLLEKVCEGVGPEHFYACLWDCLASNSGIRLPAISFVLAHFNKKLPMEEQKYIMGTDTNIMVTALCAGVQDSSVLVQRSALDLLLVGFPVHNSQLTHEHMVSLVTAALVTILRRDMSLNRRLFAWLLGTEVSTSILKRRMETKVLENTENTPTYFDMYSKEMLIEAIKSLLKAVCDESPQDLKPYRILVSLLEKADIGPVILDDILFEVFRTFYNACGQSNRVPKTNEVVKSANLLFSTLEPSYVWIHCGHLFEKACQGRAKSKQETEDIAVRSVGCGMPNFLEVCILTEFLLDTVSLDAFIDTPSEHLPGLFYEIISKLLYHIDLLSPMEISRSLRLCAKILTKVQPTVVSNHTEKNELETKLDTTTSTTTTVNDNSLTAIPLEKSQSDSKLNKPDTTSGSFSEKSPSPRRRANSGGATKRSEKKSKKKSSKSTSKLSDSLPEPDTNISVVVDAESKGLPRNKSMDDIKSEYIETSTINSPSKDQLTTLKQSSKSSPMGSTGSLGRGPSPAFQAQHSMLEKCLRQYETFYVKLVSNRVLTKERTVQNMFDNLMISCPRESFDERMRYLELLLNSRLNMEDSGFFSQDISVMEDTKQLDILHLYIDSISQAEWDDAMKMASSLFVELSTFPKYFLPGDGLLVEEEPKGNIILPDWLKVLVVCTCWLGKQPALQLTSIATLLDLVALLKAHNDIETYPKSGEGVTAVIMVPLLKQWHITYLMQYTNVFQVLAQSLWHHLGELPAHKYRMRCVELLHELHHALHNSCDAVEDVIGLALTSENIEKRIEAFNRFATLWHLGREIETNPRLRGCMKSFDRSLLKILDNLQLADNSPLKLHAQSWLLHSLMRGDVSRVVDPLLIILLDPSTCRMSVLHVSIQHSNTVLTKNDPIEEKSEIQDDTEGAAKIYAISSVDGNVIYHVSDSVDEDKKWRKGKKKKKAINPVKVKRIFAVTTLAAGDNCNQYVTEKNQYMKELEVPPSISGNRKISVFVNPLSLNCNENSNDSLTEDDLLPSVKKVNLTTELLKNATRFKKIDFDKGSTASLDESFYESANSSLKAKEKNGFKKLNGEVGSSLDSITNSFDSSSPEITNKQTKQKKESIIMPGSSREVAGTIIKGKYHSTNEFATNYDVHDVGSFEASVEVPSWTMDDEEADLDISTTAEEYFSNSSGNSIVEEILNEVLDKVMHICDVVEPSKSTDESSYQNSKTGRNFGIGVHNLHSHMLLYCGVYDSTRTLYALRTLRNELLTNTRMFLCCAATTGVTNATKNTTLLNLLARHRKSVFGRNFHGDIANTEFIAAYRSSMYLEVLISVCLYFARSYYPNLGQMRLTHEEISGNRQVQLASAELLTLIFSELIPIVRDSGKGFSCYIIDLLTKCKVQKVALHCLVSSVMNMKNAHKENEEVFTFTEEIISFNDPVIDNDTSKCKYRASDHTEAFQIQLLRLLLALIMLEHQCGNQKGEEICPPTTPTPSTPTKTVPNIMGSSLKYLVGTSIPQQPMFLASILSALQLDHMRHLHQHWTTLVTSSLPFMGSSLTSIVTSVIHQLCCNIENLASYYINEETTTATKLQDISTLECCLPADYTVTHLEALTFLLHYCLLDTSQQIGFSFNQPLSGTIQTGIPGANPSQIFNNLIHVFMPSPLSPELTTSKDKNGVSELQQHARRTALSHLPRIIASLSTLWQAVDQASCVVGSPRIVKHQLLELLSPISFHHGVNFLAAIAVAWHERRQPSGNSKKVLPEACSNQQVMVDLVSAIRVMPIDTLVQTVHQVVKNQPPIHGVKQDFSLEVSVLELLYVYMQSNTSQSLIESWASLLGLLKDGLSLTAPAQFLLLAILNEYVQKCPPMQEKKDIRDLQDVSAKLVESCSQIAGACLEQTTWLRRNLAVREDAFEVAEGSSEGKEGKSGAVTPGTPPNAAYSIQAQAVLAEIVAPLLDVSYGSQEKERVVTLLTNLMYNITPYLKNHSTKNIASFTACSQLLSSLSGYQYTRKAWRKDVLDLLLDSAFFQMTPACLPYWRTIIDNLMTHDNTTFRDLMNRVSMAQSSSISIFSSKEQEYEQKAQLLKRLAYVILCSEMDQYHKYMPEIQERLADSLRLPQVIPSIQAQVFLCFRVLLLRMSPQHATSLWPVIVSELVQVFLYIEQELNTDSEEFSRHGSSHIKLLSALDSSWAVNASNGLQAHGHPHWLQLQLAAAKLLDLALLLPAHRLPQFQMYRWAFVGDSAVGSMENNNLSSDFVPHITRIAKLMDSKYKQEANTVKAVPGELLLTSNNIRSLQDLHYFFTTLSRRSSDTQAPLNVTQLEAVIEQDFLEKMPAAR; encoded by the exons aTGGGTTCTATAGCATTGGAGGAGTTTGAACTCATGAAAGACTCTAAATATAGAGT cTATGTGTCAGCTGTTGACAAAGCTCTAAAGAGCTTTGAATATACGAGCGAATGGGCAGATTTAATTTCTGCACTTGGAAAATTAAACAAAGTGTTATTAAGTCATATGAAGTTTCCAGTTATTCCTAGAAGAATTAAGATATCTAAAAGATTAGCACAATGTATGCATCCTGCTTTGCCATCCGGTGTTCATTTAAAAGCTCTAGAAACCTATGACATTATTTTCAAGTGTATGGGCACTAATAGACTGAGTCATGAACTATTTATATATAGTGCTG GTCTATTTCCCTTGTTGGGTCATGCTGCTATGAATGTAAGACCATCTTTGTTGACAGTATATGAAACTCATTTTGTACCTCTTGGAGAGAGATTAAGGCCTGGGTTAAGTGGATTTTTAAGTGGTGTTTTACTTGGTTTAGAAGATGGGTCTGATCACTTTGAtag aACCAATTCCTTGCTTGAGAAAGTGTGCGAGGGAGTAGGTCCAGAACATTTTTATGCATGTTTGTGGGATTGTTTAGCTTCAAATTCTGGAATCCGATTACCTGCTATATCTTTTGTATTAGCTCACTTCAACAAAAAACTGCCAATGGAAGAACAAAAGTACATCATGGGCACAGATACTAATATTatg GTTACTGCTCTTTGCGCTGGAGTACAAGACAGTTCTGTGTTAGTACAAAGGAGTGCTTTGGATTTGTTGTTAGTTGGTTTTCCTGTACATAATAGTCAATTAACACATGAGCACATGGTATCACTAGTCACAGCTGCACTTGTTACTATATTGAGGAGAGACATGAGTTTGAATAG ACGATTGTTTGCATGGCTTTTGGGTACTGAAGTAAGCACATCTATTTTGAAGAGAAGAATGGAAACTAAAGTTTTAGAAAACACGGAAAATACACCTACTTATTTTGATATGTACTCGAAGGAAATGCTAATTGAAGCAATAAAATCATTGTTAAAAGCTGTTTGTGATGAAAGTCCACAAGATTTAAAGCCATATAGAATACTGGTTTCTTTATTAGAAAAGGCAGATATTGGTCCAGTAATTTTGgatgatattttatttgaagTTTTTAG gACATTTTATAACGCCTGCGGTCAATCAAACAGAGTACCAAAAACAAACGAAGTAGTAAAATCAGCAAACTTGTTATTTTCAACATTAGAACCATCTTACGTATGGATACATTGTGGCCATCTGTTTGAAAAGGCTTGTCAAGGTAGAGCAAAAAGTAAACAAGAAACAGAAGACATTGCCGTGAGGTCTGTAGGTTGTGGAATGCCGAATTTCTTGGAAGTGTGTATATTGACTGAATTCCTGCTCGATACTGTGTCATTGGATGCATTTATAGACACTCCTTCTGAGCATCTGCCTGGCTTATTCTACGAGATCATTAGTAAACTTTTGTACCATATCGATCTTTtatctcctatggagatttcgaGAAGTCTTCGATTGTGCGCGAAAATTCTGACAAAAGTACAGCCGACGGTGGTTTCAAATCACACGGAGAAGAACGAATTGGAAACGAAATTGGATACAACTACGAGTACTACCACAACAGTCAATGATAACTCTTTAACAGCAATTCCTTTGGAAAAGAGTCAATCCGATAGTAAATTGAATAAACCGGACACAACTAGCGGTTCGTTTTCCGAGAAAAGTCCCAGCCCTAGAAGAAGAGCAAACTCGGGAGGTGCTACCAAACGATCCGAGAAAAAGTCGAAAAAGAAATCTAGTAAAAGTACCTCAAAACTAAGCGACTCTTTACCAGAACCAGATACCAATATTTCGGTAGTCGTGGATGCAGAATCCAAAGGTTTGCCAAGAAATAAAAGTATGGACGATATAAAGTCCGAATACATAGAAACGAGTACCATTAATTCTCCATCTAAGGATCAGTTGACTACTTTGAAACAGTCAAGTAAAAGTAGTCCTATGGGCTCCACAGGATCCTTGGGTAGAGGACCGTCTCCTGCGTTTCAAGCGCAACATTCGATGTTAGAAAAATGTTTAAGACAGTATGAAACTTTTTACGTGAAATTAGTTAGTAATAGAGTATTGACTAAAGAGAGAACGGTTCAAAATATGTTCGATAATTTGATGATATCGTGTCCAAGGGAGAGTTTCGACGAGAGAATGCGATATCTAGAACTTTTATTAAATTCTAGATTAAATATGGAAGATTCTGGTTTCTTCAGCCAAGATATTTCTGTAATGGAAGATACCAAACAGTTAGACATTCTTCATCTGTATATTGACTCTATTTCACAAGCAGAATGGGATGACGCTATGAAAATGGCCTCCAGCTTGTTTGTTGAACTATCTACATTTCCTAAGTATTTTCTTCCTGGTGATGGACTACTTGTAGAGGAAGAACCGAAGGGAAATATTATTCTTCCAGATTGGTTGAAAGTTTTAGTAGTTTGTACTTGTTGGTTGGGAAAACAACCTGCTTTACAATTAACCAGTATTGCTACTTTGTTAGATTTAGTAGCTTTGTTAAAAGCACATAACGACATTGAGACCTACCCAAAAAGTGGGGAGGGAGTTACAGCTGTAATTATGGTGCCATTATTGAAACAATGGCATATAACTTACTTGATGCAATATACTAACGTATTTCAG GTACTAGCACAATCCTTATGGCATCATCTTGGCGAATTACCTGCACATAAATACAGAATGCGATGTGTTGAATTGTTGCACGAACTGCATCATGCTTTACACAATTCCTGTGATGCTGTAGAGGATGTAATTGGACTAGCACTCACGTCAGAAAATATAGAGAAAAGAATAGAAGCGTTCAATAGGTTTGCCACATTATGGCATCTCGGACGTGAAATTGAAACGAACCCTAGATTGCGAGGTTGTATGAAATCTTTCGATCG ATCATTGTTAAAAATACTGGATAATCTACAGCTCGCAGACAACTCTCCTCTAAAGCTTCATGCTCAATCATGGCTTCTGCACTCCTTAATGCGAGGTGATGTTTCACGGGTAGTAGACCCGTTATTGATAATACTCTTAGATCCATCTACTTGTCGTATGAGCGTGCTGCACGTCAGTATACAGCATAGCAATACTGTTTTGACGAAAAATGATCCTATAGAAGAAAAGTCTGAGATACAAGATGACACAGAAGGTGCAGCAAAAATTTACGCGATCAGTTCAGTAGACGGAAATGTGATATACCACGTTAGTGATAGCGTAGATGAAGATAAGAAATGGCGTAAaggtaaaaagaagaaaaaggccATAAATCCTGTGAAAGTGAAAAGAATATTCGCCGTAACGACATTGGCCGCTGGTGATAATTGTAATCAGTACGTAACCGAAAAAAATCAATATATGAAAGAACTAGAAGTACCTCCTAGCATATCTGGTAATAGAAAGATCTCTGTTTTTGTGAATCCTTTGTCACTCAACTGCAATGAGAATTCTAATGACTCTCTGACAGAGGATGATTTGTTGCCTAGTGTGAAGAAGGTAAACTTAACAACAGAGTTGTTAAAGAATGCGACAAGATTCAAAAAAATAGATTTCGACAAAGGTTCGACCGCTAGTTTAGACGAAAGTTTCTATGAATCAGCAAATTCCAGCTTAAAGGCGAAAGAAAAAAATGGGTTTAAGAAACTGAATGGAGAGGTTGGCTCATCTTTGGATTCCATTACTAATAGTTTCGATTCTAGCAGCCCTGAAATCACCAATAAACAAACAAAGCAGAAGAAAGAGTCCATAATAATGCCAGGTAGTTCTAGGGAAGTAGCAGGGACTATCATTAAGGGCAAATATCATAGCACAAACGAATTTGCGACGAATTATGATGTTCACGATGTTGGAAGTTTTGAAGCAAGCGTCGAAGTACCTAGTTGGACGATGGATGACGAAGAAGCAGACTTGGATATTAGTACAACTGCAGAAGAATATTTTAGTAACTCTAGTGGGAATAGTATAGTTGAAGAAATCTTAAATGAAGTGCTTGATAAAGTAATGCATATTTGCGACGTTGTTGAACCATCTAAAAGT ACTGATGAGAGCTCATATCAAAACTCGAAAACGGGTCGCAATTTTGGAATCGGAGTACATAATCTTCATTCACATATGCTGCTTTACTGTGGGGTCTACGATTCGACTAGAACGCTTTACGCATTACGTACACTTCGCAACGAGCTGTTAACGAACACTAGAATGTTTCTATGTTGTGCTGCAACGACTGGCGTAACCAATGCGACAAAAAACACAACATTGTTAAATTTACTAGCTAGACACAGGAAAAGTGTATTTGGGAGGAATTTTCATGGAGACATAGCAAATACAGAATTTATAGCAGCTTATAGAAGTAGCATGTATTTAGAAGTTTTAATTAGTGTGTGCCTTTATTTTGCTAGGAGCTATTATCCTAATTTAGGACAAATGAGACTTACGCACGAAGAAATTTCAGGAAATCGGCAG GTACAACTTGCAAGTGCAGAACTGTTGACACTTATATTCTCTGAATTAATTCCTATCGTTCGTGATTCAGGGAAAGGTTTTAGTTGTTATATAATCGATTTACTTACTAAATGTAAAGTACAAAAAGTTGCATTACATTGTCTTGTATCTAGCGTGATGAATATGAAAAATGCTCATAAGGAAAATGAAGAGGTATTTACATTTACAGAAGAAATCATTTCATTCAATGATCCAGTCATAGACAATGATACAAGTAAATGCAAATACAGAGCAAGTGATCATACAGAGGCTTTTCAAATACAACTATTAAG GTTATTATTAGCTTTAATCATGTTAGAACATCAATGTGGTAATCAGAAAGGTGAAGAAATATGCCCACCAACTACACCAACACCGAGTACTCCAACAAAAACTGTTCCTAACATTATGGGAAGTAGCTTAAAGTATTTAGTTGGTACATCAATTCCACAGCAACCAATGTTCCTTGCTAGCATATTAAGTGCTTTACAATTG GATCACATGAGACATTTACACCAACATTGGACAACTCTCGTTACTTCCAGTCTTCCCTTTATGGGATCATCGTTAACATCTATAGTTACGTCAGTTATCCACCAattatgttgcaacatcgaaaaCTTAGCGTCGTATTATATCAACGAAGAAACAACAACGGCGACAAAGTTACAAGATATAAGCACACTGGAGTGTTGTCTTCCTGCGGATTATACAGTGACACATCTAGAAGCTTTAACGTTTTTACTTCATTATTGTTTATTGGATACGTCGCAACAAATAGGCTTCTCATTTAATCAGCCTTTGAGTGGCACTATTCAGACGGGAATACCTGGAGCAAATCCAAGCCAAATATTCAATAATCTTATTCACGTGTTTATGCCGAGCCCACTTTCTCCA GAGCTTACTACATCAAAAGATAAAAATGGAGTTAGTGAATTACAGCAGCATGCTCGAAGAACTGCTTTAAGTCACCTGCCAAGAATAATTGCATCTCTCTCCACTCTTTGGCAAGCAGT TGATCAAGCCAGTTGCGTAGTAGGAAGTCCAAGAATAGTGAAGCATCAACTTCTAGAACTCTTGTCTCCCATATCTTTCCATCATGGTGTAAACTTTTTGGCCGCCATTGCTGTTGCCTGGCATGAGAGGCGGCAGCCTTCTGGTAATTCTAAGAAG GTGCTTCCAGAAGCTTGTTCAAATCAACAAGTTATGGTTGATTTAGTAAGCGCAATCCGTGTGATGCCTATCGATACTTTGGTTCAGACTGTTCATCAAGTTGTAAAGAATCAACCACCGATTCACGGTGTGAAGCAAGATTTTTCGTTAGAAGTTTCTGTATTGGAACTGCTCTACGTTTATATGCAAAGTAATACATCTCAATCTCTAATTGAATCTTGGGCATCTTTACTTGGTCTACTCAAAGACGGCCTATCTTTAACGGCGCCTGCTCAATTTCTATTATTGGCGATCTTAAATGAATATGTACAGAAATGTCCCCCTATGCAAGAAAAAAAGGATATTAGAGATCTGCAAGATGTGTCTGCAAAG TTGGTTGAGTCATGTTCGCAAATAGCTGGAGCATGTTTAGAACAAACAACCTGGTTAAGAAGAAATTTAGCAGTAAGGGAAGACGCATTTGAAGTTGCTGAAGGATCATCGGAAGGTAAAGAAGGCAAAAGTGGTGCTG TAACACCCGGTACACCACCTAATGCAGCATATAGTATCCAAGCTCAAGCAGTATTAGCAGAAATAGTAGCACCCTTGTTGGATGTTAGTTATGGTTCCCAAGAAAAAGAACGTGTAGTGACGCTGTTAACCAATCTCATGTATAATATTACGCCATATCTTAAAAATCATTC GACAAAAAATATTGCCTCGTTTACGGCTTGTTCTCAATTACTGAGTTCCTTATCAGGTTACCAATATACAAGGAAAGCATGGCGCAAAGATGTACTGGATCTTCTGCTAGATTCTGCTTTCTTCCAAATGACACCAGCATGTTTACCATATTGGAGGACTATCATAGATAATTTAATGACACATGACAATACAACATTCCGAGATTTAATGA ATCGCGTTTCAATGGCTCAAAGTAGCAGTATCAGTATATTCTCATCGAAAGAGCAAGAATATGAGCAGAAAGCCCAGCTTTTAAAAAGGTTAGCATATGTGATACTATGCAGCGAAATGGATCAATATCACAAATACATGCCTGAAATTCAAG AACGACTTGCGGACAGTTTGCGACTACCACAAGTAATTCCATCTATTCAAGCACAAGTGTTTCTTTGTTTCCGGGTGCTACTTCTTAGAATGTCTCCACAACACGCAACTTCCTTATGGCCGGTAATAGTTAGCGAACTTGTTCAAGTTTTCCTATACATTGAACAAGAACTGAACACAGATAGTGAAGAATTCAG TCGTCATGGCAG tTCACATATAAAACTACTCTCAGCTTTGGATTCATCTTGGGCTGTGAATGCTAGTAATGGACTTCAAGCACATGGCCATCCCCATTGGTTGCAATTGCAACTTGCAGCTGCTAAATTATTAGATTTAGCACTGCTTTTACCTGCACATAGGCTTCCTCAATTTCAAAT GTATAGATGGGCATTTGTAGGGGATTCAGCGGTAGGATCCATGGAAAACAATAATCTATCTTCTGATTTTGTACCACACATTACGAGAATAGCAAAACTGATGGACAGTAAG TATAAACAGGAAGCAAACACTGTGAAAGCTGTACCCGGTGAACTACTTCTAACGTCGAATAACATTCGTTCATTGCAAGATCTGCATTATTTTTTTACGACACTGAGTCGCAGATCGAGTGATACACAGGCACCGTTGAATGTTACACAACTGGAAGCAGTGATTGAACAAGATTTTCTTGAAAAAATGCCAGCTGCAAGGTAG